The Calothrix sp. PCC 7507 DNA segment AATAGAAACTTCTGTGTAATGAAACAATCAAAGCAACTTTAACCCAGTTAGGCCTAGTGGTTTGTCAATTTTGTTTTGAGGGGTTTTTGGTAGTGCGGGCCGAAAAGCCCGCGTGAGCGAGACGCTCACACTACAGTCCCTCATTTCAACCCTGACAGACTACTAGTTGCTGATTGCCATTACTAGGACTGGGGATTGAGGTTTTGGAGTATAACTTTAGAGTTGTGATATTGAGCCATCAGCATTAATCGGGAGTAACAACTTTTTCCGTATGATGGTTGATCGACCAACGGTGATCAACAGCCATAGAGGAAAACTGGCAAATTTCTTCCAGGTGCTTTTGTTGGACAGCAGCTTTACGCAGAGTAATAATCAGCTGATTCACCTGATGCCGCAAATCCGGGTTTTGACTTACTGCTGACATGGTTTGTCTTTCTAAAAGTTGCAGTATAAGTTCGTAATGGATAGGTGAAGGCAGAGGGATTTGCTCCATGAACTTGATGTAAGAGTTTGGGTTAGGGATTTTGTATGAGCTGTTAAGT contains these protein-coding regions:
- a CDS encoding DUF5340 domain-containing protein produces the protein MEQIPLPSPIHYELILQLLERQTMSAVSQNPDLRHQVNQLIITLRKAAVQQKHLEEICQFSSMAVDHRWSINHHTEKVVTPD